From the Saimiri boliviensis isolate mSaiBol1 chromosome X, mSaiBol1.pri, whole genome shotgun sequence genome, one window contains:
- the LOC101054175 gene encoding LOW QUALITY PROTEIN: uncharacterized protein LOC101054175 (The sequence of the model RefSeq protein was modified relative to this genomic sequence to represent the inferred CDS: inserted 1 base in 1 codon; substituted 2 bases at 2 genomic stop codons): MTQGPCKGTNQSSSSDSNQKGINRPSTSXLGVNQLDMNQXSANQVDXKQPSMGQAGVRQSGTNLPDINQRVMKQLGRRQLARSQPGMLQQGLRQLVLNEAGLSQPRPSQPGPSQSGPRKSSLKQKDKVKSGVRHKVMWQLDSPSGGSQPSMSQVGTSQSGTSQIGMSQPDTRQTDLSQPVPSQPHISQPGMSEQVPRQPDANESSGNQTGVSEPGTNQLSLSDSSQIGISQSSSSLHSKSQSDISPRTASVCDMKQVDLKQPSMSQAGMRQSSTNLQDINQPGVKQPGTQQSDGNQPGMWQQDLNQVVLSEAGISQPGPSQPGPPVMGVLDTSQSRRSQRSTRQVGTSQPVPSLPNTSQPGMKQPGTRQSSKSQTGLSHPSRGQPGTCERGPSHPGPSQQKANQLVVSHPGLSQPGRSQASVSQLGMRQTSMDYLQIRTAKAEDCSEILRLIEELAACENMLGAMKLTAADLLRDGFGETPLFHCLIAEANSQQNPSDQLTIGFAMYYFTYDSRIGKVLYLEDFYVTKAYQGLGIGAEMLKILSQIAIRTQCSCMHFRVVIWNKSSIAYYTSRGALDLSSEEGWRLFRFNREELLKITEEE; encoded by the exons ATGACGCAGGGACCGTGCAAGG GCACGAACCAATCGAGTTCATCAGATTCCAACCAAAAAGGCATAAACCGGCCAAGCACAAGCTGACTTGGTGTGAACCAATTGGATATGAACCAATAGAGTGCAAACCAAGTGG ATAAACAACCAAGCATGGGGCAAGCTGGCGTGAGGCAATCAGGTACAAACCTACCAGACATAAACCAACGTGTCATGAAACAACTAGGCAGACGGCAATTGGCTAGGAGCCAGCCAGGCATGCTGCAACAAGGCCTAAGGCAACTAGTCCTGAATGAAGCAGGCCTAAGCCAACCACGCCCATCGCAACCAGGCCCAAGCCAATCAGGCCCCAGAAAATCCAGCTTGAAGCAAAAAGACAAGGTCAAGTCAGGTGTGCGCCACAAAGTGATGTGGCAACTAGACAGCCCGTCAGGTGGGAGCCAACCAAGCATGAGTCAAGTAGGCACCAGCCAATCAGGCACAAGCcaaataggcatgagccaaccagACACAAGGCAAACAGACTTGAGCCAACCAGTCCCGAGCCAGCCACACATCAGTCAACCAGGCATGAGCGAGCAAGTCCCCAGGCAACCAGACGCTAACGAATCAAGTGGTAACCAAACAGGCGTGAGCGAACCAGGCACGAACCAATTAAGTTTATCAGATTCTAGCCAAATAGGCATAAGCCAGTCAAGCTCAAGCTTACATAGTAAGAGCCAATCGGACATAAGCCCAAGGACTGCAAGCGTATGTGACATGAAACAAGTGGACCTGAAACAACCAAGCATGAGCCAAGCTGGCATGAGACAATCAAGTACAAACCTGCAAGACATAAACCAACCTGGCGTGAAACAACCAGGCACGCAGCAATCGGATGGGAACCAACCAGGCATGTGGCAACAAGACCTGAACCAAGTGGTACTGAGTGAAGCAGGCATAAGCCAACCAGGTCCATCTCAACCAGGCCCCCCAGTGATGGGCGTACTAGACACGAGCCAGTCACGTAGGAGCCAACGAAGCACGAGACAAGTAGGCACCAGCCAACCAGTCCCAAGCCTACCGAACACCAGTCAACCAGGCATGAAGCAACCAGGCACTAGGCAATCAAGTAAGAGCCAAACGGGCTTGAGCCATCCAAGCAGGGGTCAACCAGGAACATGTGAACGGGGCCCGAGTCACCCAGGCCCGAGCCAACAAAAAGCGAACCAATTAGTTGTAAGCCACCCAGGCCTGAGTCAACCAGGCAGGAGCCAAGCAAGTGTGAGCCAACTGGGCATGAGGCAAACAAGCATGGattatttacaaataagaacTGCAAAGGCCGAAGACTGCTCAGAAATTTTACGTCTGATTGAA GAATTGGCTGCCTGTGAAAACATGCTAGGTGCGATGAAGTTAACAGCAGCTG ATTTACTCAGAGATGGCTTTGGGGAAACTCCACTTTTCCACTGCCTGATTGCGGAAGCAAACAGTCAACAAAATCCATCAG ACCAATTGACTATTGGATTTGCCATGTACTACTTTACATATGACTCACGGATTGGTAAGGTACTTTACCTAGAGGACTTTTATGTCACAAAAGCTTACCAAG GCCTAGGTATTGGAGCTGAAATGCTGAAGATTCTAAGTCAG ATTGCCATCCGAACCCAATGTAGCTGCATGCACTTTCGTGTCGTCATTTGGAACAAGTCTTCTATTGCCTACTATACTAGTCGAGGGGCTTTAGACCTTTCCTCTGAGGAGGGCTGGCGTCTCTTCAGGTTCAACAGAGAAGAACTCCTGAAAATCACAGAGGAAGAATGA